AGCAAAGCCTGACGTTGGATTTGCCCCGGCGGATTACCGGCTCCGTTCTCGGAATCTTTTTCGCGGCCATCACCCTGGCCACAGTTGGTGGGGCACTCCTAGTCAGTTGGCTGTTTGAACTGGTGGGAGTCCGAACTGGATTAGTTCTCCTCGGGGTGGTCGCATTTGGCTATGGCCTCTTCCAGGTCTGGTGGCTTCGGCGAAGCGAGCCGGAAGCCCTCGAAGAAAAGCCAGTGGAGAACACGTAAAGGTACAGACGGTTGGGGTAGTGACCGCTGACGAGCCTTGGACTAAGCCGTCCTTTAGTGAAGCCACGCCTTTACTACCCCCCGGCTAACGAGGGCCCATGAGTTGTGCAGGAAACCGGCGATAGTTGTTCAAGATCAGTAAGGTGAAGGCTTGAGTGAGCCGAACCTGTGATGAGGAGTCCCGCGATGGCCCAAGACAGCACGACCCCAAGCGATGCTGATCGGATCCGCGAACTTGAAGCCGAAGTCGCCAGGCTGCAAGCCCAAAGCTCGGGCACGAAGTCAGCTACGACACCGATCTCCAAGCCCAGTAAGTGGCGCTCCTTCTGGTCGGCAGTCTGCATCACGCTAGCGGTGATCTTGGCTCCACTGTCCGTGGTCGCGGTATGGGCGCGTGGTGAGGTGACCGACACTGAGCGGTTTGTCGCCACGGTGGCGCCGCTGGCCTCTGAGCCAGCTATTCAGCAGGCGGTTGCGGATCGGGTGTCGGAGGAAATCATTACCGCAATCAAACTGGACGAACTGACCAAGAACACGGTCGACCTGCTGGATTCCAATCTTGATCTGAACGAGCAGCAGAAGGCGTTGCTGAACACACTTTCCGGACCGCTCGAATCTGGCATCGAGGGACTGATCCGTGACCAAGTTCAAAACTTCATTCAGTCCGACTTATTCGCGCAGTTGTGGACCGAGATTACGACTCGTGCCCAAGAGGGAATCCAACAGGCGCTCTCCGGAGAGCAATCAGGTGCTATTTCACTGCAAGGTGCGGACGTCGTACTCAACCTGGGTGACGTCGTTGAAGAGGTCAAGAAGGCGTTGGTAGCTCGCGGGCTGACAGTCGCCGAAAACGTTCCAACGGTAGACAGTCAGATCGTGATTTTCCAGTCTGAAAGCCTGGCTTCGCTGCAGCGGGGATACTCGGCGCTGAACACTTTGGGTTTCTGGCTTCCGATTGTGGTTGCAGCACTCGCGATCCTCGGCATCGCTATCGCCAACGATCGACGCAAAGCGGTTCTTGGCACCGGGATCGGCCTCACGCTGTCGTCGCTGGTTGCGGGAACCTTAATTTCAGTAGGCCGGGCCGAGTACCTCAACGCACTGCCCAACACGGTGAGTTTGGGTGCGGCTACTGCATTCTTCGATCAGTTGACTATCTTCTTGCGCGGTGCGATTTGGGCGATGTTTACCGCGGGCATCCTGCTGCTGCTGGCAGCGCTGGTGATGGGTCCGACTGGCTTTGCTGCTGGCCTACGTGGCTTGGCAGTCAATGCCGCGGCTGCGATCCAGTCGATGTTGGCCTCGTGGGGTGTGCGTGCGGAGGGCCTGCAGAGTTGGGCTGCGCGCAACGCCAGTGGCCTGCGGATCGCGGTCACGCTAGTAGCGCTACTTGTTGTGTTGGTCACTCGCTACAAGACGGTGGACCTCGTGATTTGGACGACTGTGGGATTGCTGGTGGCACTCTTCATCATCCAAATCCTGGCCTCGCCACTACCGCCCAAGCCGGAGTCGGACGACAGCACCGGTGATGACGATGAATCGGCCAGTGACGATGACGCGAAAACTGAGGTCATCACCGCTAGCAGTTAGTTCGTAGCCGCGAACGACGCTGGGCGGAATCGCCCAGCGTGTGCGTACCGCGCCGGCAGTCGGCCCTGATCGGCAGCCTTCGGCAGTTTGCCGGCGATCGGGGGGCTCGCCGCGACAGCCTTGATCTCACTCATGCCGCGGTGCCCCACGAGCCAGTGCCGGTAGCAAGAAAGCAGCCGTGGACAACGGGTTTAGCGCCCGCTCCTTCTGGGCATAGACAAGTGTGGATTTGTTACAGGTGATGCTCGGAGCCCTGGTTCTGGGCGTCGTGATCGGCGGCGGCGTCAGATGGCTGATGGGTGGTCGTACTCATCTCAACCTTTCCAGCGCCATCGTGGCCGGCATCCTGGGATCGGGGCTAGGCGCGGGCACTCTGTCTGTCCTTATTGGGCTTACCGATGCAGGTGCGCAGGCCTTGTTGGATAGCTCCCAGCCGCTGCTGGATCGGGAGTTGCCGCCAGAGTGGCTGTTGGTCACTCTGATCGCGGGTATCGCCGCGTCGCTGGCCTACACCTTCCTGGTGTTGACTGTTATGACCAAGTTGAGTGAACCGCCGAAGCTCTCGGCAGCAGAACTCGTCCTCATGGGGGAGTCAGCCAACGTCGAGTTCAAGTCCTCGGCCCGCTACAACCTGCACACCAACCAGCGCGACCCGAAGATCGAGTTGGTGGTTTCTAAGACCGTCGCTGCATTGGCGAACTCCGAGGGCGGCATTTTGCTCATCGGCGTGGGGGATGATGGCTTGATTGCAGGTCTAGCCAATGACTATAAGTTCATGAAGAAGCCGGACAATGATCGGTATGAACTGTGGTTGCGGGACCACCTGGCAGTAACCCTTGGAGCGGATGCTGCTGCAGCGGTTCGAGTCGAGTTTCCGCAAGTTTCCAATACCGAAATTTGCCGACTTGACATCCCACGCGCTGATCGGCCAATTTTCGTATCGCCCGGAAAGGGCAAAGATCCAGAGTTGTGGGTCCGCATCGGAAATTCAACGCGGGAGTTGCCGATCGACGAGGCGTTCGCTTACGGATCGCGACAGTGGGGACGCCGGCAGCTGCGCCGGGTGGGCTAGGGAAAAGGCCTCAGTCGCGAAGTGTCACCCTTAGGGCTACCGCAAAGCTGCATCAGGTTGGGGCGCGCTCTTCTCGATCAGGGATCCAGACATTCGACTCGATTTTGCTGTCGAGGTCAGGGAAATCATCTCGGTGAAAGAGCGGATCAACGCCTTCCTTGATTTGCTTCTCGTAGTCAGCAATGACGCGGAAAGCGATACGCG
This Actinomycetes bacterium DNA region includes the following protein-coding sequences:
- a CDS encoding ATP-binding protein, with protein sequence MLGALVLGVVIGGGVRWLMGGRTHLNLSSAIVAGILGSGLGAGTLSVLIGLTDAGAQALLDSSQPLLDRELPPEWLLVTLIAGIAASLAYTFLVLTVMTKLSEPPKLSAAELVLMGESANVEFKSSARYNLHTNQRDPKIELVVSKTVAALANSEGGILLIGVGDDGLIAGLANDYKFMKKPDNDRYELWLRDHLAVTLGADAAAAVRVEFPQVSNTEICRLDIPRADRPIFVSPGKGKDPELWVRIGNSTRELPIDEAFAYGSRQWGRRQLRRVG
- a CDS encoding MFS transporter, producing the protein QSLTLDLPRRITGSVLGIFFAAITLATVGGALLVSWLFELVGVRTGLVLLGVVAFGYGLFQVWWLRRSEPEALEEKPVENT